CCATGGTTCCAAAATTTCCGGCTAGGACCTCCTCAAAAGCCTTTACTCCAAATTGTGTCGCAAGAATTCGGTCGTAGGCATTGGGGATACCACCTCGCTGAAGGTGTCCAAGCACTGTCTCTCTCATATCTGCTTCAAAACCAGCCATTTTGAGATCCTTCATGAGTTTGGATGCAACGCCGCCCATCCGAAGGTTGGCATAGCCAACTTCATCTGATTTTTCGGAGGTAATGTCACCACCCATTGGTTTGGCACCTTCGGCAATTACCACAATGGCAAACCCTTTTCCACGGGAGAATCTACTATTCAAACGGTCCAATACCACTTCAAGATCGTATGGAATTTCAGGAATCAAGCACACGTCTGCCCCACCAGCAATTGCAGCATGTAGGGCAATCCATCCAGCATAGCGCCCCATAACCTCAAGAATAAGAACGCGATTATGGCTTGCTGCAGTAGTTACCAGTTTGTCAACAGCATCCGTGGCAATCTGAACAGCTGTTTGAAATCCGAAAGTAAAGTCGGTCGCCGATAGGTCGTTGTCGATGGTCTTTGGGACACCAATAACGTTAAGTCCTTTTTC
This sequence is a window from Williamwhitmania sp.. Protein-coding genes within it:
- a CDS encoding ATP-dependent 6-phosphofructokinase, whose protein sequence is MKRVLVATGGGDCPGLNAVIRAVVKRAAQEKDWEVIGSIQSFDGILREPTEIRVLDEKSVAGIHVQGGTLIGTTNKGGPFAWPVKNNDGTWSAVDRSDEMIRKLQYLGVDAVISIGGDGSQKISQQLYEKGLNVIGVPKTIDNDLSATDFTFGFQTAVQIATDAVDKLVTTAASHNRVLILEVMGRYAGWIALHAAIAGGADVCLIPEIPYDLEVVLDRLNSRFSRGKGFAIVVIAEGAKPMGGDITSEKSDEVGYANLRMGGVASKLMKDLKMAGFEADMRETVLGHLQRGGIPNAYDRILATQFGVKAFEEVLAGNFGTMVAYRHPNIISVPLLDAIDRPNFVEPTSSMVITAKGVGISFGD